CCGCTCAGACCGTAAAGTCCGCCTCCTCCGCCCGAGCCGCAATGGTCTCTTCAACGTCCTACGCAGCAAACTAAGCTGGGGCGAGCGCTAGCGAGTTCCAGCACTACTGCCGCAGCCACACACCCCGAATCAAGTGGTCCGAGTGTTTATGCAGAATCAGATCGGCGCGTTGGCGTGTCGGCTGAATGTTCTCTCTCAGGTTAGGCAGATTGATCTCCCGCCATATCCTCAGGGCAGTCTGTACGGCCTCTTCCCTCGGTAGCTCGCGATAGCGGTAGAAGTACGAGTGAGGATTCTGGAAGGCCGTGTGCTGAAGAAGCAGGAACCGCTCGACGTACCACCGCTCGATGTCCGTCTCCTCCGCGTCGAGATACACCGAAAAATCGAAGAAGTCCGACGCAATCACGGAAGCTCCATGCGGAGCCTGAAGCACATTGAGCCCCTCGAAGATCAGAATGTCCGGCCGCCTCACGATCTGCCGCTCGCCGGAGACGATATCGTATGTCAGGTGCGAATAGACCGGCGCCTCGACCACCTCGTCGCCCGCCTTCACCGCATGCAGAAAATTCAGCAGGTTGCGAATGTCATAGCTCTCCGGAAACCCCTTGCGCTTCATCAGGCTCTTCTCTTCAAGAACTGCATTGGGGAAGAGAAAGCCGTCAGTCGTCACCAGCGCAACCTTGGGCCGCTCGGGCCACCGTGACAGAAGCGCCTGCAGTACGCGGGCGAAGGTGCTCTTGCCCACCGCCACGCTGCCCCCAATTGCAATCACAAAAGGAGAATGGATCGCCTGCCATCCCAGAAACTCGTTCTGGGCTTCAACAAGCCCATGCGCGGCCTTTACATGAAGCGAGAGATACCGCGACAGCGGAAGATACATCTCGGCAACTTCCGTCAGCGAGAGCCCGTCGTGCAGCCCACGCAGCGCGGCAACGTCCTGGTCCGAGAGAGACATCGGAGTGTTGGCCCGCAGCGCTGTCCACTCTTCCCGGCTGAAGTATCGAAAGGGGCTGGTAGCGTTCCCGATGGCGGTCATGGACGAATCAATCTACCGACGCAGTGTAACAACTGGCCCGCCCACTGGGTGGCAGAAGACCTTGCCATGGCTTAGTGCAATCTTCCGCTGCGCCAGCGCCGCCATCTCCGGATCATGCGTCACAATCACAATTGTATGGCCCTGCGCGTGAAGGTTCTTCAGCAGGTCCGCGACGATCGTCTGGTTGGCCGCGTCCAGATTCCCTGTAGGCTCATCGGCCAGCAGAATCGGCGGATTGTTGATGAGCGCCCGCGCGATGCACACCCGCTGCTGCTCGCCTCCGGAAAGCTCGCTTGGCAGATGCTCTGCCCGCTCGGCCAGCCCCACGCGCTCCAGCGCCGCCCTTGCCTCTGCCTCGTCCGTCATCGAGTGGAAGTACTGCGCCAGCATCACATTCTCAAGAGCAGACAAATAGGGAATCAGATGAAACTGCTGGAAGATAAATCCGATCTTGTCCGCGCGAAACCGGTCCAACTCCGTCGCCGACATCGCTGCCACATCCGCGCCGTCAATGTACAACTGTCCTTCAGTCGGCCGGTCGAGGCAGCCGATCAGATTGACGAGCGTGCTCTTGCCCGAGCCCGAAGGCCCCGTAATCGCGACCCACTCGCCCGCCACAATCGAAAACGAGGCATGGTCGAGCGCTCGCACGACGCCCGCGTGGCCCGTATACTCCCGGGTCACACCATGCAGCGCAATCACCGCGCAGCCGGGCCGCGTCTCCAGATCGATCGGATTTTCCCTCACCGCATCCATTCTCTCACTCGCCCTTCAGCAGCGCCGCCGGCTGCAATCCGCGCAGTACCCGCAGCGGAAACAGCGACGCCATCACCGCAATCAGCACATTCAGCAGCAGCACCAGCGGCAAAACCCGCAGCGTGGGCAGGGAAGAGGTATGGAAGTTCAACTGGCTGATCCCCCACGCCGCCGCGGAGCCAACTGCAAAACCCGCCGCCACTCCCGCCAGCGCCAGCACCAGCGCCTCCAGCAGAAACATCGCCATCAACTGCATCTGCGACCCACCCAGCGCCTTCATCAACGCAAAGTCCCGTCGCCTCTCAAGCACGCTTGCCGACAAAGTCGCCAGCACGCTCACCGCGACCGTCAGCGCAATCAGCAACACCGCTCCGTACATCAGCGCATGCGTCTTATCGACGATCCGCGACTCGCCCTCGACAAGCTGCCGAACCGCATCCACCTTCATCTCCGGCAGCGCCGCATGCAGCCGCGCCATCGTGGCTTCAACCTGCGCCGCTCCACCCGGAACCTGCACCTCAATCACGCTCGGCCCCGCACCGGTCCACGCCGTGAACGCTGCCATCGGCATATAAATCCGGCTGTCCTCGTCGCTTCCCGTCCGCAGACGCCCCCTGCCATGCAACGTGAGCGGCTTGTCCGCATAGGTGAGCGTCACGGCCTTCTCATCCGCGACAAACTCCGCTGCCCGCTGTCCCAGCAGCGCCGCGTCCGCATCGCTGGCTGAAGGCCACGCATCCACCTGCCACCACGCGTCGAGCTTCTTCACTGCGTCGAAGTCCGTCCCCGCGACAACAACAGAAGTCCCGCGGTCCGTCGTCGCCACCGCATAGCCAAACTCCGCCGCCAGGGCATCGCTTCCCGCAGCGCTCTTCACACGGGCCAGCGCATCCGCCGGCAATCCCTTGCCGTCGCTCGGAGCCGTCACCACCACGTTTGCCCCAAAGCTCCGGAACTCTTTGTGCAGCTTCGCATCGAGATCGGCATACAGCGTCAGCAATGCCGTCGCCACCGCAGCCGAAACCGTCATCGCCACCAGCGCAGACAGGCTCCTCGCTCGCCGATGCACCAGCGACCGCCGCAGAATCGCCGCAAACCCCAGCCGCGTGCTCATACGTCCGCCCGCAGAATCGCCGCCGGGTCCATCCTCAGCGCCGACCGAATCGAAGGCGTGCTTCCCGCCGCCGCTACCACCAGCGCCAGCGCCACCACCACCGGCAGCAGCACAGGATTCAGCGCCGCGACATTCGCCGCCCCGTCCCCCGCAAAGATCCTCGCCCCCAGCCACGCCGCCAGCCCTGAGCCCAGCAGATACCCCATCCCACCTGCAAGCAACGCCAGAATCCCCGTCTCGGCATAGAACAACATCGCAATCGCGCCCTTGCTCGCACCCAGCGACCGCATCAGCCCAATCTCTCCCTGCCGCTCCAGAATCGCAGTAGCCATCGCCGCACTCACCGCAAACCCAGCCGCGAGCAGTGCCGCCACACTTACCAGCCACATCAGCCCGCTGATGCGCGCCAGCACCGTGCCCTCGCTCTGCTCCACCCGCCGCACCTGCTCCGCCTCTGCCCCCGGAATCGTCTCACGAATCTGATAAGCAATCGAGTTCGCATAAGGCCTGCAGTACCAGATCTCCTTCATCTGCGGCGACATCGCATCGGGATTCTTCCGCGCGAACGTATCCTCCGGTTTTGTCCGCGCGCTCACCTCAACGCGCCGCACCGCATCCGGAGCCCCCAGGATTCTCTGTGCCGCACTCAACGGCATCAGCACAGCGCCATCCATCGCATCGCCCGTCGAAA
The Edaphobacter bradus genome window above contains:
- the coaA gene encoding type I pantothenate kinase — protein: MTAIGNATSPFRYFSREEWTALRANTPMSLSDQDVAALRGLHDGLSLTEVAEMYLPLSRYLSLHVKAAHGLVEAQNEFLGWQAIHSPFVIAIGGSVAVGKSTFARVLQALLSRWPERPKVALVTTDGFLFPNAVLEEKSLMKRKGFPESYDIRNLLNFLHAVKAGDEVVEAPVYSHLTYDIVSGERQIVRRPDILIFEGLNVLQAPHGASVIASDFFDFSVYLDAEETDIERWYVERFLLLQHTAFQNPHSYFYRYRELPREEAVQTALRIWREINLPNLRENIQPTRQRADLILHKHSDHLIRGVWLRQ
- a CDS encoding ABC transporter ATP-binding protein, coding for MRENPIDLETRPGCAVIALHGVTREYTGHAGVVRALDHASFSIVAGEWVAITGPSGSGKSTLVNLIGCLDRPTEGQLYIDGADVAAMSATELDRFRADKIGFIFQQFHLIPYLSALENVMLAQYFHSMTDEAEARAALERVGLAERAEHLPSELSGGEQQRVCIARALINNPPILLADEPTGNLDAANQTIVADLLKNLHAQGHTIVIVTHDPEMAALAQRKIALSHGKVFCHPVGGPVVTLRR
- a CDS encoding ABC transporter permease is translated as MSTRLGFAAILRRSLVHRRARSLSALVAMTVSAAVATALLTLYADLDAKLHKEFRSFGANVVVTAPSDGKGLPADALARVKSAAGSDALAAEFGYAVATTDRGTSVVVAGTDFDAVKKLDAWWQVDAWPSASDADAALLGQRAAEFVADEKAVTLTYADKPLTLHGRGRLRTGSDEDSRIYMPMAAFTAWTGAGPSVIEVQVPGGAAQVEATMARLHAALPEMKVDAVRQLVEGESRIVDKTHALMYGAVLLIALTVAVSVLATLSASVLERRRDFALMKALGGSQMQLMAMFLLEALVLALAGVAAGFAVGSAAAWGISQLNFHTSSLPTLRVLPLVLLLNVLIAVMASLFPLRVLRGLQPAALLKGE
- a CDS encoding ABC transporter permease, translated to MFFRLLMESFRRQRRRKTLAGLAILLGTTAVTAMLALATSIGDRIHQELAVYGANIVVYPKADLLDVKVGGVDVKPASGGAYLHESDLKKLRGIFWANNITGVSPELPLRVLGATPAGEIVDAPGVGLWFDHALSNGGAALTTGAVALHPLWKLSGAWPKEEVSTATSTDVVIGSALASRLGLKIGDVIETAKEATSPTAPKGFSLRIVGVVSTGDAMDGAVLMPLSAAQRILGAPDAVRRVEVSARTKPEDTFARKNPDAMSPQMKEIWYCRPYANSIAYQIRETIPGAEAEQVRRVEQSEGTVLARISGLMWLVSVAALLAAGFAVSAAMATAILERQGEIGLMRSLGASKGAIAMLFYAETGILALLAGGMGYLLGSGLAAWLGARIFAGDGAANVAALNPVLLPVVVALALVVAAAGSTPSIRSALRMDPAAILRADV